One part of the Ziziphus jujuba cultivar Dongzao chromosome 2, ASM3175591v1 genome encodes these proteins:
- the LOC132800414 gene encoding receptor-like protein EIX1, with amino-acid sequence METITGLPFMFLILCLVTREFLLNSDAQLTNCVDSDREALVDFKNGLHDPENRLSSWKGSNCCQWWGISCETTSGAVIAVDLHNPYPNNYDESTGTSGFWNPSGEIRPSLTKLKFLRLLDLSFNTFDGNTIPQFFGSLKNLQYLNLSNSGFRGPIPDSFGILQQNLTHLKLNDNALNGTLPESLGQLSELSTFDVSSNKLTGVVTEAHFLKLKKLSYLDLSSNSFKLNVNSNWVPPFQISSLSMRACHLGPSFPAWLKSQKQVMSLDFSNASLSGSIPNWFWEFSYPLLRLNLSFNQLAGQLPSRLEFSALGFPSQVIHLTGAVVDFSSNNFSGSIPKPRGINILDLSKNKLSGNIPNNISQSLVFLSIAYNQINGEIPASICNIGPYLKAIDLSNNNLTGSIPSSIGNCSDLSVLDISNNNLSGTIPTFLGQLGGLQTLHLHGNKLYGRLPSSFQNLSSLETLNLGNYRLSGVIPPWIGKGFERLRILSLRSNSFSGELPALLSNLSSLQILDLAENQLVGSIPPSFGHFKGMHMSQAQMINHYLLYRPSRSGIYILGGGNYEIVGSYYESFVVNMKGQPLRYTKTLSLVTALDLSGNNLSGDLPIEITNLLGLLVLDLSSNQITGHIPESISKLKELLSLDLSSNRFSGAIPQSLGSLSSLGYLNLSNNELSGPIPDKDQMLTFNASSFAGNVGLCSRQLAVKCPGSDKNGKPDKGRTTPKDAGNGDSFINKWFYLSIGLGFAAGILVPYLIMTMRKSWSIAYFDVVDKVVDRILYLWLKYTTTKQRTGRHQQRR; translated from the coding sequence ATGGAAACAATTACAGGGCTTCCATTTATGTTTCTGATTCTCTGCCTTGTGACAAGAGAATTTCTTCTCAACAGTGACGCTCAATTAACAAACTGCGTGGATTCAGACCGAGAAGCTCTTGTTGACTTCAAGAATGGTCTTCATGATCCTGAGAACCGGCTTTCTTCATGGAAGGGAAGCAACTGTTGTCAATGGTGGGGAATAAGCTGTGAGACCACTTCTGGAGCAGTTATTGCGGTTGATCTCCATAACCCATATCCAAATAATTATGATGAATCTACAGGTACGTCTGGATTCTGGAACCCTAGTGGGGAAATTAGACCTTCATTGACGAAACTCAAGTTCTTGAGGCTTTTGGACTTGAGTTTCAACACATTTGATGGCAACACAATTCCTCAATTTTTTGGATCTTTGAAAAATTTGCAGTATCTGAACCTCTCTAATAGTGGGTTTAGGGGTCCCATCCCAGATTCTTTTGGAATATTACAGCAAAATCTTACCCACCTGAAACTAAATGACAATGCACTAAACGGGACTCTCCCAGAAAGTTTGGGACAACTTTCCGAGTTGTCTACATTTGATGTTTCTTCCAATAAATTGACAGGTGTAGTTACTGAAGCACAttttttaaagctaaaaaaGCTAAGTTATTTAGATCTGTCTTCAAACTCTTTCAAATTGAATGTCAATTCCAATTGGGTTCCCCCATTTCAAATCTCTTCTCTTTCAATGAGAGCCTGCCATTTGGGTCCTTCATTTCCTGCTTGGCTCAAGTCACAAAAGCAAGTAATGTCTTTGGATTTCTCAAATGCTAGCCTTTCTGGCTCCATACCTAACTGGTTTTGGGAATTTTCTTATCCATTATTACGGTTGaatctttcttttaatcaaCTAGCAGGTCAACTACCAAGTCGACTAGAGTTTAGTGCACTTGGCTTTCCAAGTCAAGTCATTCATTTAACGGGTGCAGTAGTTGATTTCAGCTCAAATAACTTCAGTGGGTCTATTCCTAAACCACGTGGCATTAACATACTCGATCTATCCAAAAATAAACTTTCTGGTAATATTCCAAATAATATAAGCCAGTCCTTGGTTTTCCTTTCTATTGCTTACAACCAGATAAATGGAGAAATCCCCGCTTCAATATGTAACATTGGTCCTTATCTTAAAGCCATTGATCTTTCCAATAACAACTTAACTGGAAGTATTCCATCAAGTATTGGAAATTGTTCTGATCTCTCTGTACTAGACATTAGTAATAACAACTTGTCTGGAACCATTCCTACCTTCTTGGGTCAATTAGGTGGGCTTCAAACATTGCACCTGCATGGCAACAAGCTCTACGGACGGCTCCCATCATCTTTCCAAAACTTATCTAGTTTGGAAACACTAAATCTTGGAAACTACAGATTAAGTGGTGTAATTCCACCATGGATTGGGAAAGGATTTGAAAGGCTAAGAATTCTTAGCTTGAGGTCTAATTCATTTTCAGGAGAACTTCCAGCTCTGCTATCAAACTTAAGCTCACTACAGATCCTGGACCTAGCAGAAAATCAGTTGGTAGGCAGTATTCCGCCTAGCTTTGGACATTTCAAAGGTATGCACATGTCACAAGCCCAAATGATTAACCATTATCTATTGTATAGGCCTTCCCGTAGTGGCATTTACATACTCGGAGGGGGAAACTACGAGATTGTTGGCAGCTACTATGAAAGCTTTGTTGTAAATATGAAAGGCCAGCCTCTAAGATATACGAAGACCCTTTCTCTTGTAACGGCACTAGACCTCTCAGGAAATAATTTGAGCGGAGATCTTCCTATAGAGATAACAAATTTGTTGGGGTTGCTCGTTCTCGACTTGTCAAGCAACCAAATTACTGGTCATATTCCCGAAAGCATTTCAAAGTTGAAGGAATTGCTTTCTCTTGATCTCTCCAGTAATAGGTTCTCCGGTGCGATTCCTCAAAGCTTGGGGTCACTCTCATCCCTGGGGTATCTGAATCTGTCAAACAATGAATTGTCTGGTCCTATTCCTGATAAAGATCAGATGCTCACCTTCAATGCATCCTCTTTTGCTGGAAATGTTGGCCTTTGTAGTCGTCAACTTGCTGTAAAATGTCCAGGTAGTGATAAAAATGGGAAACCAGATAAGGGACGGACAACTCCCAAGGATGCTGGTAATGGTGACAGCTTCATTAATAAGTGGTTTTACTTGAGCATTGGATTGGGATTTGCAGCTG